The Parashewanella spongiae genome has a window encoding:
- a CDS encoding HU family DNA-binding protein has translation MNKSELVAIMAEKADLTKTEAARALSAFEGAVTGALKSGDKVAILGFGSFETSQRSARTGRNPQTGKEIQIPAATVPKFKAGKALKDSVN, from the coding sequence ATGAATAAAAGCGAACTAGTAGCAATCATGGCTGAAAAAGCTGACTTAACAAAAACTGAAGCCGCTCGTGCACTAAGTGCATTTGAAGGTGCAGTGACTGGTGCTCTTAAATCTGGTGATAAGGTTGCCATTTTAGGGTTCGGTTCTTTCGAAACTTCTCAACGTTCAGCTCGCACCGGACGTAACCCACAAACGGGTAAAGAAATTCAAATTCCTGCAGCAACAGTGCCTAAGTTCAAAGCAGGTAAAGCACTCAAAGACAGTGTTAACTAA